In the genome of Meles meles chromosome 2, mMelMel3.1 paternal haplotype, whole genome shotgun sequence, one region contains:
- the NPY1R gene encoding neuropeptide Y receptor type 1, with amino-acid sequence MNSTLFSQVENHSIFCNFSENSQFLSFESDDCHLPLAMIFTLALAYGAVIILGVSGNLALIIIILKQKEMRNVTNILIVNLSFSDLLVAIMCLPFTFVYTLMDHWVFGEAMCKLNPFVQCVSITVSIFSLVLIAVERHQLIINPRGWRPSNRHAYVGIAVIWVLAVVSSLPFLIYQVLTDEPFQNVTLDAFKDKYVCFDKFPSDSHRLSYTTLLLMLQYFGPLCFIFICYFKIYIRLKRRNNMMDKMRDNKYRSSETKRINIMLLSIVVAFAVCWLPLTIFNTVFDWNHQIIATCNHNLLFLLCHLTAMISTCVNPIFYGFLNKNFQRDLQFFFNFCDFRSRDDDYETIAMSTMHTDVSKTSLKQASPVAFKKINTDDKEKI; translated from the exons ATGAATTCAACATTATTTTCCCAGGTTGAAAATCATTCAATCTTCTGTAATTTTTCAGAGAATTCCcagtttttgtcttttgaaaGCGATGATTGTCATCTGCCCTTGGCCATGATATTTACATTAGCTCTCGCTTACGGAGCTGTAATTATTCTTGGGGTCTCCGGAAACCTGGCCTTAATTATAATCATCTTGAAACAAAAGGAGATGAGAAATGTTACCAATATCTTGATTGTGAACCTTTCCTTCTCAGACTTGCTTGTTGCCATCATGTGTCTCCCTTTCACATTTGTCTACACCTTAATGGACCACTGGGTTTTTGGTGAGGCAATGTGCAAGTTGAATCCTTTTGTGCAATGTGTTTCAATCACCGTGTCCATTTTCTCTCTGGTTCTCATTGCTGTGGAGCGCCATCAGCTGATAATCAACCCGCGAGGGTGGAGACCCAGTAACAGACATGCTTACGTAGGTATTGCTGTCATTTGGGTCCTTGCTGTGGTTTCTTCTCTACCTTTCCTCATCTATCAAGTATTGACAGATGAGCCGTTCCAGAATGTAACACTTGACGCATTCAAGGACAAATACGTGTGCTTTGATAAGTTTCCATCGGACTCCCATAGGTTATCTTATACAACTCTCCTCTTGATGCTGCAGTATTTTGGCCCactctgttttatatttatttgctaCTTCAAG ATATATATACGCTTAAAAAGGAGAAACAACATGATGGACAAGATGAGAGACAATAAATACAGGTCCAGTGAAACCAAAAGAATCAACATCATGCTGTTGTCCATCGTGGTAGCGTTTGCGGTCTGCTGGCTACCCCTTACCATCTTTAACACTGTGTTTGATTGGAATCATCAGATCATTGCTACATGCAACCACAATCTGTTGTTCCTGCTGTGCCACCTCACAGCAATGATATCCACTTGTGTCAACCCCATATTTTATGGATTTCTGAACAAAAATTTCCAGAGAGACTTGCAGTTCTTCTTTAACTTTTGTGATTTCCGGTCTCGGGATGATGACTATGAGACGATAGCCATGTCTACCATGCACACAGATGTTTCTAAGACTTCTTTGAAACAAGCAAGCCCAGTCGCATTTAAGAAAATCAACActgatgataaagaaaaaatctga